The DNA segment AGATAGCAATACAAGTTGTTCCGAGTCCAGAGAGCTCTGGCTCTTGTTCCACTATGTGAAGAAGTTGTTCTTGGGAGCGGGTGAGCTGTTCTTTAAGTAGCGGTAGGAGATCTTCGGCTTGGTGTGAATCATCAACCTGTGCGAGATTGCCAACGACGACGGAGGATGCCACATCTCCGCCGGCTGCACCACCCATGCCATCGGCTAAAACGAGTAGGTGTGAGGAGGCGTATCCAGCGTCCTGATTCGACTTACGAATTAAGCCGACGTCGCTAAACGCGGCATATTCAAAACGGATCATTAACGTAACTCCATCGTAGTTTTACCTATGATGACCGGAACGCCAATTTCCAATTCGATAGGTGCAATAATTTTTTGTGTCCCAACCCAAGTGCCGTTTGTTGAATTGAGGTCTTCAACGAACCACGATCCGCCTTCGGAGTAGAAGCGGGCGTGGCGTGAAGATGCGTATCCGTCGTCGAGCACAAGTGCCGAATCGGGGGAGCGCCCAACTGTGATTGAGGATGTCCCCAGCGGAATCGCGGTTCCGGTGAGTGGGCCTCGAACGACGACGAGGTGGCGTGCTTGCGTTGCTGGTTCGTCGTTCAACGGGGCTCGTTTCTGGGTGATCTGACGACCACGGTCACGTACTTTTGTTCCGAAAATATCGTTTCGAATCGTCACCAGCATGAAAATGACAAGAAGCCAGACGAGAGCTAAGAAGCCGAAGCGTAAAAGTGTAACTACTAGTGGGCTCATTGTGGCTCCGGTGAGGTCCAGAACATGATGCGGGTGTGTCCGATCGTGATCGTGTTGCCGTCAACAAGAGTGGCAGCAGAAATCTTATGCCCCTCAACAAAGCTACCATTGGTTGAGTTGAGGTCCGTTGCGATCACACCAGAAGGGGTAACTCGCAACTCCAGATGTTTCCGAGAGATCCCCGAATCGTCTAACTGAATATCAGCAACTGAGCCACGCCCGATAACAGTTACGGCACCGGTGAGGATGTAGCGCTCACCGTTGACGTCGATGATCGGGTTTTGCGGTGAGGCGTGGGGGGTGGTGGCAGGGGCGACTGGGCCACGCCGGGTATGGCAGGCAACTTCGATTTTTCCGCGAGGCTGCGTGTTTGACTCAGCAAAAGCCACTGAAATAGGTCCGAGGAAAACGTATGCTTGTTCCCGTGCATAGTTTGTGGCTATTCCAATGAGTTCTTCGCGTAAGGCGTCTTCGTCCCATTCAGCGATTTTCTTAAAATCTTGCGGGGATAGTGTCAGCGTGAAATCGTTGGGCGAAACGATGCGATCTCGGGAAATCTCCGCAGAGCGCTCATCCATTGTGCGTTTGATCGCAGATGCGAGCTCGACAGGTTTGACGTCTGATTTAAAGGCGCGTGAAAATACATTCTCTACTGCGTTCTCCACAGTTTTTTCGATCTTATCGAATGCGCTCATTCACCTGTTCCTTACCTTTAACATCCTGCATCTACATAGTTGTGCCACCCTATAGAATGACACGCATATGACGATACGCTAAGTTTACGTCTTATAGCTTAGTAGTATCCACTGCGTTATTAGAAAAGCTGAGAAACCAAGGTAATCGGTGGGCTGAATCACTGAGCTTGTAGTTGAGGAGCATTTGCATTTCGAGAAGAACCGAGTGTATTCTGGCGTAGTTCATGAAAAGAACTTTTGCTCGAGTGGCGGAATAGGCAGACGCGCACGGTTCAGGTCCGTGTGCCCGCAAGGGCGTGGGGGTTCAACTCCCCCCTCGAGCACTCTTAGGCTGTTGATATGGCGATGATAATTTGTTATTCGTTTTTACTGTGTACCACGCAGTGCCCTTGTGTTGATGTCCCTATCTTCGGCCCGTGTTAGCAGTGTGGATTACATTTGTTGCGAAGCGGTCGTGTAGAAAATTTTGTCGGCCGGAAATCCTTATGTGACTTTGATGTGATCTTTGGAGTCGTAGTTCTCCGGACTGGTTTTCTCTGTTTCTTTGCATATAAAATTCATGGTGGTTGTCGGGAAAAGTGCTGAGGCGTGTTCTGTGGCTTCACTATGATATCCAAGATATTCGCGGCAATTTAGCGTCTTTAGTGTAGAAAAAGTTTCCTGTTTTTTGTGGGCTGAAGATTGTATTTAACTGAATTGAAAGGTAGAGACGTTAATGTCTATTGCAAGTGTAATGAAGAGGGTGGTAGCCGGAATCGGTGCTACCTCGCTCGTCGCGTTGGGTATGGTTGCTGTTGTCCCGTCAGCTCACGGTGCCGAAGTTCAAGGGCCCGGCCAGCCGAATGCTCCGGAAAAAGGCTCATTAACGATCCATAAGCGCCTGGGAGCTGAAGCGGATACACACGATACTGGACTGAAGTTAGATCAGCCTTCAGGTGAAGGACTCAATGGTGTTACTTTTACCTATTGGCAGGTCGGTAAGAAGGGTGCTAGTTCAGAATGTACCCCGCTAAAGACTACCGACAACGATGATTGGAAGCTTATCTCCGAAGCGCAAGCTCCGGTTGACTATGATAATTTTGATGTTGAAGGTCTGTGTTTAATCGGGGTTGGAACTTCTGTCAAAACTGGTCTTAAGGACGGTGAAGCTGGCTTTGCTGAAACCGGTAAAATTGACTTAGGATTCTACTACGTCGCTGAAACTGCTGCTCCATCGGACGTTATTTCTAAGACTGCTCCGTTCTTCGTTTCGGTTCCAATGCCAGAAAAGGGACTGCAGGGCAAGAACGATGACCAGAAAGCAAACTGGCTCTACGATATTCATGTATATCCAAAGAACCTCAAACTTGAAGGTCCTGAAAAAACGATTAACGAGAATGGTCAGCAGAAGAAACTCGTTCTCAACGAAACGGTTGAATGGACCATTGAGCAGGAAGTTCCTGCTCTGAAAAAGGGTGAAAAGTATGAGTCTGCAAAGATCTTTGACTACCTCGATTCTAGCTTGAAGTTTGGCAAGACTATTAAAGTTTCTTTGGACGGAGAGACTCTAACCGAATCTGACTACAAAGTAACCACTCCTAACAATGGTATTGTTTGGGAGCTTAATAAGGGCAAACTCGATACCTTGAAAGCCGGTCAAACGCTCCAAGTCGTTTTCACTACTACAGTCGAAAAAGTCACTGAATCCGGTATGATCAACAACAAGCCATGGGACAAAGAATCTGGAGAGCCTAATAATGGTTACGGATCGGATTTTAACGGGGTTACAGTTCCGGGTAAAACAACTCCCTACACTTATTGGGGTGAGCTCAAGGTCAAGAAGGTAGATACTGCTAAACAGGCCCTCAAGGGTGCAAAGTTCGCTGTAACCGAAGCAGTCGATGGTAAGTGCTCGGCTGAAGCGGATAACCCAATTGCAACCGGTGAATCGAACGAAGAAGGCATCGTTATCTGGAAGGATTCCACATCTGATGTCCTCGGCTTGTTCGTAGCAAACTCCAGTAATGGTGAACTTAGCTCTCCTACTAAGAAATATTGTCTCTACGAAACTGGAGCGCCAGCAGGTTACACCGGTCTTACAGATCCGCAAACGATTACAATCAAGGCCGGCACAGTAGCCAGCAACAAGAATTCTATAACCGAGATTGTGAATAAGACGAAGGATACTCCAGATCTGCCGTTGACTGGTGCACAGGGAACCATTCTGTTGACGGTTCTCGGACTAACACTCGTTTCTATCGGTGCCGGGGTTGTTGTAGTCTCTCGTCGGCGTCGTGCGACCGCTAAGAACTAAGCGGATTCCGATACAATAAGTGACTATTTTAGAGTTGGTGGCGGTAATCTACCGCCACCAACTCTCTATGTTAAGGGAACAGAGAACATGAAGAAGAAACATGTAACATCTCGACGTCGTCCGTGGAAATTTCCGGTTACTGCCATATTTTCCAGCATTCTTATTTTGGCTGGCGTGGCAACATTCATGTACCCACATGTGGCATCTTGGTTCTCTCAGTTTGAACAGTCACGAGTTATCGGACTAGAGCTAGTTTCCGTGGGAGACGATTCGGAACAGGAAGAGCGAATTCACGAAGAGATTCAAAGAGCCCAAGAATATAACGAGTCTTTAGCTTCGGGCGCAATCTACCAAGCCAACGCCAATATCGCCAGCGGCCGTGGTGAACTCAAACCAGGTGCGCTCAACTATAATGACTTACTCAACAGCACCGGAAGCGGCTATATGGGACGGCTATTCTATGGAAGCCTAGACATTGACCTGCCGATCTACCATGGAACAGAAACAAAAACCCTTGAGATTGGTATCGGGCACCTCGAAGGAACATCGCTACCGGTCGGCGGAAAGGGTACACGATCCGTCCTCACTGCACACCGTGGACTACCCGAAGCAACACTATTTAACGAGCTCGACAAAGCCAAAGAAGGCGATATTTTCACAATAACGATTTTCGACAAAGTCTACGCCTACCAAGTGCAAGAGTTGAAAGTCATCGCACCAGAAGACACTCAAGAAATCGAAGCAGACCCGGAACGCGACCTCGTCACACTTGTTACTTGCACACCATTGGGGATTAATACACACAGAATTCTTGTCACCGCGCAACGAATTTATCCAACACCAGAAGGCGCAGAAGAAGCGGCAAAATCAGAACCACGACTACCACACTTCCCATGGTGGATCATCATTTTGACTGTAACAGTCCTTGGCGTGGCAGTATACATCTGGCGCGATGGATACCGAGCCGCAGAAATCGTAGCAGCGAATAAAATCAAAGAAACCGAATGACACTTTCGATAACTAGAATAAAGCACAAGCCTAACGTTCAGCTCTGTTCGTCACGGAAATGACGCGGGAGTCGACTATTTTCCTCGGGATTATTATGGCGCAACTTATGGCGGAATTCGCGGCCTGCTTGAGCCATACCCTTCGTATTAGCCTCAGTGCCATGCTGTTGAGTCAACGAATCATCGAGCATGTGACGCGGGCGGATCCGTAATCGCCGTAACCGTTCAGAATAACGTCGTAAATCATAGGCAGTTCGCGGCAGTTGCCAGTTGAACCGGCGTGCCATGAGTCCGAAAACCGCACACATGAGGATTGCCGACCCCATACCCAACTGGTACATGCCGTTGTATTGAAAAATTACCATTTGAGTAGCAGCGAGCACCGAGAAGGTGGCATAGAGTGGGCTACCGCCAAAAATCGCCGGTATGCGATTGACCATGACATCCCGCAGAACCCCACCCATCGTTGCGGTGATAACGCCCAAAAATATTGACGGTATCCAATCAAGTCCTGCAGTCAACCCCTTAGAAGCTCCAGTAGCTGACCAGCAGCCCAGCGCTAAGACGTCAGCAAGAGAGAGCATTCGCCGCGACCATTTCCCTTCGAACGGGAACAGATAGGACAAGATCGATGCAGTAAAAGCTCCACCAAGATACCACGGGTCAGTAAGAGCTACAGGGAATCCAACTCCAAGCATGACGTCACGCATAATGCCTCCCCCCAACGCGGTTCCCGTGCCCAGCACAAGGAAACCGATCAGGTCATAGCCCAAGATACGGGCGAGCGCGGAACCAATCAGGGCATTGGCTATCACTCCGAGGACGTCGACGACTCGGAATAGGGTTTCGGGATCCATGCACCAGCCTTATCTAGGATCGGTGTTTGAAGGTTATATCACGCAGGTACGATATTGGACGAGCGGTTATCGCTTTCAATCCAACGCTCAAGCTGGTGGAGAACTTTTTCCGCATCCGCATCAGTGCGGAGCGAGAAAACGATAAGGTCGAGACTCTGGTCATGCTGATACGTCCAGTGTTCGACGGCGTCGAGTGCGATTTGCGTGGCATCTTCAAGCGGGAAACCACCGTTTCCGGTGGAAATACCAGGGAATGCAATTGAGCGGATATCGCCCTTCATGCGAGCCAACTCCATACAGTTCCAGTAGGCCTTGAATAAGGTGGCGCGATCTTTCGCGGTGACCTTGCCGTTTTTCAGTTCCGGGCCGGTGGTGTGAATAACGTACTTTGCCGGTAGCCGGTAGCCACGAGTTATTATTGCATCGGCAGGTGCTAGACCTTTATCGCCGTTAAGTTGGCGGACGGTGTTGGTGTCGTTACGCATCCATGGACCAGCCTGCTCGTGGAGAGTCGAATCCAGGCAATCATGCAACGGAACCGGGCAACCGTTAAGGTCTGGTACTGCAGCATTAACAACAGCGTCAACAACGAGTTGGCGCATATCTCCACGATAAAGCACAGTGTGCGGAGCAGGGCCGTAATCGCAATCTGGAATCATATCCGATACTCGGCGAAGGTT comes from the Arcanobacterium phocisimile genome and includes:
- a CDS encoding FHA domain-containing protein FhaB/FipA, which codes for MSPLVVTLLRFGFLALVWLLVIFMLVTIRNDIFGTKVRDRGRQITQKRAPLNDEPATQARHLVVVRGPLTGTAIPLGTSSITVGRSPDSALVLDDGYASSRHARFYSEGGSWFVEDLNSTNGTWVGTQKIIAPIELEIGVPVIIGKTTMELR
- a CDS encoding FhaA domain-containing protein; the protein is MSAFDKIEKTVENAVENVFSRAFKSDVKPVELASAIKRTMDERSAEISRDRIVSPNDFTLTLSPQDFKKIAEWDEDALREELIGIATNYAREQAYVFLGPISVAFAESNTQPRGKIEVACHTRRGPVAPATTPHASPQNPIIDVNGERYILTGAVTVIGRGSVADIQLDDSGISRKHLELRVTPSGVIATDLNSTNGSFVEGHKISAATLVDGNTITIGHTRIMFWTSPEPQ
- a CDS encoding SpaH/EbpB family LPXTG-anchored major pilin, with translation MSIASVMKRVVAGIGATSLVALGMVAVVPSAHGAEVQGPGQPNAPEKGSLTIHKRLGAEADTHDTGLKLDQPSGEGLNGVTFTYWQVGKKGASSECTPLKTTDNDDWKLISEAQAPVDYDNFDVEGLCLIGVGTSVKTGLKDGEAGFAETGKIDLGFYYVAETAAPSDVISKTAPFFVSVPMPEKGLQGKNDDQKANWLYDIHVYPKNLKLEGPEKTINENGQQKKLVLNETVEWTIEQEVPALKKGEKYESAKIFDYLDSSLKFGKTIKVSLDGETLTESDYKVTTPNNGIVWELNKGKLDTLKAGQTLQVVFTTTVEKVTESGMINNKPWDKESGEPNNGYGSDFNGVTVPGKTTPYTYWGELKVKKVDTAKQALKGAKFAVTEAVDGKCSAEADNPIATGESNEEGIVIWKDSTSDVLGLFVANSSNGELSSPTKKYCLYETGAPAGYTGLTDPQTITIKAGTVASNKNSITEIVNKTKDTPDLPLTGAQGTILLTVLGLTLVSIGAGVVVVSRRRRATAKN
- a CDS encoding class C sortase, with translation MKKKHVTSRRRPWKFPVTAIFSSILILAGVATFMYPHVASWFSQFEQSRVIGLELVSVGDDSEQEERIHEEIQRAQEYNESLASGAIYQANANIASGRGELKPGALNYNDLLNSTGSGYMGRLFYGSLDIDLPIYHGTETKTLEIGIGHLEGTSLPVGGKGTRSVLTAHRGLPEATLFNELDKAKEGDIFTITIFDKVYAYQVQELKVIAPEDTQEIEADPERDLVTLVTCTPLGINTHRILVTAQRIYPTPEGAEEAAKSEPRLPHFPWWIIILTVTVLGVAVYIWRDGYRAAEIVAANKIKETE
- a CDS encoding trimeric intracellular cation channel family protein; this translates as MDPETLFRVVDVLGVIANALIGSALARILGYDLIGFLVLGTGTALGGGIMRDVMLGVGFPVALTDPWYLGGAFTASILSYLFPFEGKWSRRMLSLADVLALGCWSATGASKGLTAGLDWIPSIFLGVITATMGGVLRDVMVNRIPAIFGGSPLYATFSVLAATQMVIFQYNGMYQLGMGSAILMCAVFGLMARRFNWQLPRTAYDLRRYSERLRRLRIRPRHMLDDSLTQQHGTEANTKGMAQAGREFRHKLRHNNPEENSRLPRHFRDEQS
- a CDS encoding macro domain-containing protein codes for the protein MLQLSDYRQEIHLDEPFPEPKNDNRSNYDLLMTALGGITEKHYTGTSSLAHLSTDKGLLRWLQAELAVREPKPLDPISSRAINTLLFREVGRHGRVEAANLRRVSDMIPDCDYGPAPHTVLYRGDMRQLVVDAVVNAAVPDLNGCPVPLHDCLDSTLHEQAGPWMRNDTNTVRQLNGDKGLAPADAIITRGYRLPAKYVIHTTGPELKNGKVTAKDRATLFKAYWNCMELARMKGDIRSIAFPGISTGNGGFPLEDATQIALDAVEHWTYQHDQSLDLIVFSLRTDADAEKVLHQLERWIESDNRSSNIVPA